The genomic segment CAGGTTCAAACCCTGGAACTCCTGCCCCTAGGGGACCTCTATGCACTAAGCAACCCCGTCATTATTTCACAAGTAGCCTCTTTTCTTGAGTTCACGATCTCATCAAGAGAACAGGCTCACATAGTTTGTTCCTAGAACCAGTTTCCTTTAAAGGGTCTGTCTCCTCCATCAAGTGCTTTGCTCAACTTGCTGGTTCTTCCACTCTAGGGCACTTACACAAAGCAGGTGAGGGTTGTTACTTTCTTTTCCAACATTCAACAGTTTGAGCATgccattatttttcttgtatgtaCTGTACTCAGatgcataaatagaaaaaaaaatacgttTCACCTTCAGTCATATTACACTGAGCTTGCTAATAAATTATCACACCTGGGGGAAAGTGAGTTCTAACTTCAAGGGGTTGTCTCCATCAAGGCTGACAGAGTAGGGAGGACAGAGAGAGGTCAGGGTCATGACAGAATGGGAAgaatcaaagaggaaaaaaaagaacacagaccaGAAGCGTTGGAGAGTAAGTCAAGTCCAAGTTGTGGGCTCCAATGGAGAGAAGGCAGAAGCTCCTGCTGTGTTTGGCTCCTGCCTGGGGGGGCTGAGGTAACTGCCCTGCACACTAGATTTTTTgggtttgttaattttttatttatttattgagtcagagtttcagtcttgttgaccaggctgcactgcaatggcacaatctacttattgcaacctctgcctcctgggttcgagcaattctcctgcctgagcctcacaaatagctgcaattacaggcatgcaccaccacacccagctaatttttgtatttttagtagagacggggtttcactatattggtcaggctggtctcgaactcctgacctcaggtgatctgcgcacctcagtctcccaaagtgctgggattataggcatgagccaacacacccggccagtttttttttttaaggctttttctATTAACATCTCATTGATTCACAtaatacaaaattcaacagataaTAAAACTTCCttacatttttatacaaaatTCTTTAAACAGTATTTTAGTTAGGTGAAAAAGGTGTTCTAAAATGTAAATAGGTTATCATTTTGTACCCCCACAAGGAGATGTTTTCAGGTGTCAAGGCAAGTATCTCTGCAAGCCACCTAACAGGCAGTGTCCTTCTTGGGGACCAACTGCATCCCCTCCCACTGCACAGGGAGGTGGGACCCTATTATTATCTTCCTTCCACCCTGTAGGATCACACATAGCCAGCCCAGCACCCACCACAAGGCCCCCACCCATCCAAATACCGGTCATTCTAAGAACCTGGCACTGGAACAGTCCGACCATTAATCGGGCTGTGAAACGGTCAGTAAGGGACTGTCTGCGCTGGGCTTCCTGGTGTCATTTCCCAGCCAGCTAAGCTAATGCATACTTATGTGTTAGATTTAAGTGCTGGACTGCCACACAGACCAAGGGTTGGTTCCCAGCTTTTCAAAACACCACCTCAGCTCAGAGCCGGGACCTCCATATCACAGGCAGGGTGATTACACAGCAGTGCAGAGGTAGCTGAACACAGATGAGAATCTTTAGCACCTCTGAAAGCATCTCCTAGACTCGCCTCCTTAAATGACTCACAAACTCTTCTCCAGTGAAAAACTGGGAAAGGCAGAGAGCCCCTCAGCACCCGCAGGTACTTTACTGCCCAAGAAGAAATTCAGGCTGGACCTGAGGATGGACCGTGGGGTGGCCTCTGCTTTGGCTTCCGCAGGACAGACCACGGGGGAGCAGGGAATCCAGCAGTCCCAGTCCTGCTTGGGTTTGCATGGGGAGGCCTGTTGGCAGCTTGCTGGCATTTGAGACCTGAAACACATAGAGAAGGTTGGCTTAGCAGCTGTTCCCGCTGCTGTGGAGTTCAGTCTCGGCTTCTGTGGACCACACTGCCAGCCACTCGGGGGCAGTGCCACACACACTCTGGGAATCGTCACAGCCAGAGACACTGCTCCCTCCAGCCCTCAGTGCTGGGCTGATGTCAACACCTAGGTCTTCCAAGCCTGTGAACCTCCCAGCTACCTAGACACTTCCCACTGGACATCCACAGGTGTCACCCACCCATGAATCCCTGATGGGACCTGTTGGTTTCCTCCACACAAACCTGCTTGCCTGCCAGGGTGTCCTTCCACCGCCTGGCACCACTGACCCCCTGTCACCAGGGCTGCCCCTCTCCTTGGGCTTGGAACCAACACCTCCCTCCTGTCCAGGAGCCTAGGGAAGCCTCTCAGTCTACAGATCGTCCCTGTCTGGGTCCTGGCAGCCCCCCTTACTGCCTGCTGCCAGCCAGGGCTGAGGACCCATCTTATACTCGACCACTACTGCCCTCTTCCCTATGCAAACTGGATATTTGCCATTCCCTACTTTTAAATCCTTCTGTGTCTACCAATAATAGCAACAATAGCAAAAGAGACCACACCTCCTCATGCCCACCATCACCTCCTGATGCCCACCATATGCCAAGTACCATGGTACTGGCTCTCAGCAGCTCAGGGAAACCCAGTGAGAGGCCGGGGATCATCTCCGCTGACCAAGTGAGGAAGCCAAAGCCCACGATTTTCAGGATAACACCCGACCCTGGTAACGGGAGCCAAGCCCTGAGCTCTGGCTCAGTTTTCAGAATTCAGGAAGTAGCAGCATCCCCTGGGGTCTGTCAATGTAGACTGCTGGGCTCTGCCCCGAGACTGTGACTAACTACATCAGAGGGTGAAGGACAGGGAACCTCCATTCCCAGGCACCCAGCCAACACCCGCATGCTGCAAGGAGCTCTACTACCCCTGCCCCTCCAGggcccctcctccttcctgtgCCACGGGTGCCAGAGCTCCTTCCCTCAGGCACCCCAGTGCTGTCTGACACTCCCTGGCCCTCACCCCAGCCACTCTGTCTGGGGCACCTTTCCCTGCGTATCTGCGGCCTTTCTGCTCCTCCATCAGCACTGCCCTCAGACACACCGGACAGGAAGGCTTTCCAGGCCCCGGGGcaggtcagcctgggtgacagctctCAGCAGGTGCACCAGGACCTCTGACTGACTCAGCTGCCTCCCATGAGACAGGGTCCCCGCACCCCAGGGCAAGCTACTTGCTTGGTGTTCAGCCAGCTGTTTCTAGGCTGCTGTGCGAGGACTCATCAGATGAGAGAGGTGCCCAACCAGCCCACACCCCCACAGTCAAAGCATTTACCTGGAGGTGGGGAGCAGACACATCAGTGCTCGAGTGAAGATCTGCGAGGTCACCCACTGCAGCCACTGGATGTCGTCGGGAATATCCGGAAGCCATGTCACCAGTCTGCAGGGACAAGACCAAGTCCACAAACACACAGGCAGACACAACAGCTTACAACACCACTCTGTTTACCTAAGCTACCCACGTCACCTTTAACCCCAGTCTGATGACTTCCCAGAAGGTCATCATGCTAGGACAAAGATGAGCCCACCTGAAATCTCTGAAGCAAAATGAGGCCACTTCTGGTTCCAGAaagctcatcttggcctcccaaagtgctgggattacaggcgtgagccatcgcactaACTTTGAGGTGATTCTAAAGGGAAACAGGTTGGAGGGACAGCAAGGAATCTGCTTCTAGGCCTGGCCCTTCTACTAGTCATCTCTGTGACCTCAGAGTGCGACCCCGAGCTCTCCAGGCCTCAGCTCCCTCAGGCAATCACGAGAGACTGGACCAGCTGCTATGTGAGGCCACTGACAGCTCTAGGAGTCCCCAGGGGGAGTTTCTGGGCTTGCACTGAGTTCCAGGTGCATTCGCGGCCTGAAGACAGGTGGGCAACGTTGAGGGACATTGCATAAAGCCTGTGAACTGCGATCTGCTGCACTACAAGCCAGGCCTCAGGCTTTGGGCCTTCATCTGTCATCTTGTTTCATCCTCCTATCAACCCTGTGAGGAAGGCCCAGAGCCAGCTAAAAAGCTCACCTCTGGACAATCGCAATGGCAGACTCCACGGGTAGGGTACAGGGCAGCATCATGTAAGACATTATCTTAACGGGTAGCAAGTTGCAAATCTTGCTCATGTATCCACCTCTGTCTTTCAATGCTTCACTCAGTGCTGAAAAAGACAATTTAGAGCTATTATCTCCCACAGTGTGAAAAACCAAACGACTTTACTGTTGGTGCTTAGCATTTCCATGAAATACACCCATCCTGGCAGCCAAAGGGTCGGAGGCACTCACAAAGGAGACACGAGGTGGGGTTTGTCAGGctgctcctttctttcctttttggactaagtctctttctgtcaccgaggctggagtgcgggggtgagatctcagctcactgcaatctccccctcccaggttcaagcaattcttctgcctcagcctcctgagtagcttgggattacaggcactaccaccacacccagctactttttgtatttttagtagggacggggtttcaccatgttggccaagctggtctcaaactcctgaccttgtgatctgcccaactcagcctcccaaagagctgggattacaggtgtgagccactgagcccagcttcttcttttttttttttttagacagtgtttcgcttttgttgcccaactctggagtgcaatggcatgatctcagctcactgcaacctccacctcccaggttcaagcaattctcctgcctcagcctcctgagtagctgggattacaggtgcctgccaccacacccagctaattttttgttcttagtagagatggggttttgccatgttggccaggctagtctcgaacacctgacctcaggtgatccacccgccttggcctcccaaagcactggaattacaggcgtgagccactgtgcccgacccagGCTGCTCCCTTCACAGCAAGGGCAGTGTGAAGCTCAAGCAGGGCACACCACCCAGAACAGCCCGAGGGTGCTTACAGGACACAGGGTCCCCACTCCCAGTTCCCTTAAATTGACAAATATGCTTGGAAGTCACCATTCCAGAAAGCCTGCTTTTATTTCCCTTGAAAAGACATGTCCATTTCCAGTATCATAGctgaaattaaatagaaaatggtGGGTAAGTCATGAGGCAAAGCATCATCTTGTATTAAGAAATCTGAATATACCCCAGAGCGAATAATGTGCACAGGAACAGCTacatcaggctgggtgcggtggctcatacctataatcccagcactttggaaggccgaagttggtcgatcacttgaggtcaggagttcgagaccactctgggcaacgtggtgaaacaatgtctctactaaaaacacaaaaattagccaggtgtggtggtgcatgcctgtaattccagctacccaggaggctgaggcatgaggatcatttgaacctgggaggtggaggctgcagtgaaccaagatcacaccactgcacattctagcctggacaacagagcaagactcttacctcaaaaaaaaaaaaaaaatctacatcaaATGTCACAGCATCTATGTTCTCCTAGGAACTTCTCAGCCACCACTGACTTTACGAGCTGGTCCTTGACGCTCTGCTGGATTCCAGAGTCTTCTTCCTGGAGCCCCAGTCTTTTACCCCCTCTCTTTAATGACTGCATGAAGCCTCAGATCATATTAAtctggtgatatgatttggatctgtgtcGCCACCCAcatcatgtcaaattgtaatccccagtgctggaggcagggcctggtaggaggtgattggatcacagggcCAGATTTCCCCTGGTGCTGTTCTCTtgctagtgagtgagttatcctgagatctggttgtttaaaagcgtaCGGCACTGGCTGGgcgtgatagctcatgcctgtaatcccagcactttgggaggccgaggagggcagatcacaaggtcaggaaatcaagaccatcctggccaacaatgtgaaactccgtctctactaaaaacacacaaaaaattagccgggtgtggtggtgcacacctatagtcccagctacttaggaggctgaggcaagagaattgcttgaatccaggaggtggaggttgtagttcacatcactgcactccagcctgggcaacacagtgagactccatctcaaaaaaaaaaatgtattctcattctctctctctctctcactgttgCTGCAGccaccttcaccttctgccatgactgtaagtgtcctgaggcctctccagaagctaagcagatgccagcaccatgcttcctgtccagcctgtgcaactgtgagccaattgaacctcttcctttataaattacacagtctcgggttttttgttgttgtttgagagggagtattgctcttgttgcccagtctggagtgcaatggtgcgatctcggctcactgcaacctctgcctctggggtgcaagcaattctcctgccatagcctcccaagtacctgggattacaggcaccaaccaccacacgcagctaacttttgtatttttagtagactcggaggtttcaccatgttggttaggctggtctcacactactgacctcaagtgatctgcctgcctcggcctcccaaagcattggcattacagctgtgagcccTCATGCCTagccaggtatttctttatagcaaagcaAGAACAAATGAATGCACCTGGGCAGCTGCTGTCTCCCATCTGCTAGGGTGTTGGCACCTCAAGAACAAGGAATTATAtctgacttattttttaatttctccaaaTGCCCAACTCCACAGCTAGTTTATGGGTTCTTCTGTCTGTCTGAGTTAGGCCATGTCCAGGCTACTCTAACAAAATGCCACCAATTGAGTGGTTTATAAAATAACTAACATTGATTTTTCAGAGTTCTAGAGGCTAGGAGGCCCCAGATCAAGGACAGCAGACGTgctggtgtctggtgaggtccTGCTTCTTCATAGACACCACCTTCCtcgtcctcacatggtagaagggacaAGGGACCTCTCCTGGGTCCCTTTAATAAGGGcacttgggccgggcgcggtggctcaagcctgtaatcccagcactttgggaggccgaggcgggtggatcacgaggtcaacagatcgagaccatcctggtcaacatggtgaaaccccgtctctactaaaaattacaaaaaattagctgggcacggtggtgcgtgcctgtaatcccagctactcaggaggctgaggcagcagaattgcctgaacccagggggcggaggttgcggtgagccgagattgcgccattgcactccagcctgggtaacaagagcgaaactccgtctcaaaaaaaaaaaaaaaaaaaaaaaaataagggcacTAACCCCATTCATGTAGGCCCtgtcctcatgacctcatctcttcccaaaggctccacctcctaaGACCATCATAGCACTGTCTGTCCACTCAATATTTGATGACCTTATAAAATACGGAACCAttcaccgggcacagtggctcatgcctgtaatcccagcactttgggaggctgaggtgggtggatcatgaggtcaggagatcgagaccatcctggctaacaaggtgaaaccccatctctactaaaaatacaaaaaaaattagccaggcgtggtggcacacacctgtagtcacagctattcaggGGTCTGAAGCCGGAGAATCTcgtgaccccaggaggcagaggttgcagtgagccaagattgtgccatggcaggccagcctggacaacagagtgagactttatctaaaaaaaaaaaaaactcaaaaaattagcaaggtgtggtggtgcatgcctactgcataatcccagctacctgggaggctgaggcagagaatagcttgaacccaggaggcggaggttgcagtgagctgagatcatgctactgcactccagcctgggtaacagagtgagactatctctctcaaacaaacaaacaaaaaaaaaaacccaaaaaaacaaaaaacattactaTTCAATGGAAGTTCCATGGAGACTGGGTTTAGGGGAAGGGAGAAACTAGGAGAGGCCTCAAGTAAGGAGTATGGAGAGTAGTGGCCAGAAAGGAGCTCTGAGTAATGGGCCAAGTCCCAGAGGCAGGACCCCCATCCCTGGGGTCCATGAAATCCAGCATGGCGGGAGCTCAGGCGCCATGTCAGGGACACAGGGTTGGAAAGGGGTACAGAGGTCCTGGCTGCTGGAGACAGGAGCCTATACGGGGAACCCCAATGGGCTCAGCTGGAGTTTGTTTTTCTCCCAGTCATGACTCCAGGGGAAGGAAGACATGGCAAGGTGCCTGGATGGGGGGAGGCCTGTGCTGGGCGTGTCGGCAGCAGACCGGGCTGTGCAATGGAAGGGGATGTTCCTGACCGCCGGTCGTGGTTGCCTCGCCCCATCACCCCCATGTGGCAGCACCACCTTCCTTCATAACACGCAAGAAAGAAGACAAGGTGCTGCCCGTGCCCACCTTGAGGAGTGGGTACCTGTAGCGAGCTTGGGCGAGAGGGTGTCCAGGATGCCCTCATCCCAGGGCAGGATGCTGAGACGCAGGTGGTCTAGCAGCTCGTCTCCCTCCAGCCTCACAGCCAACTCTGGGGAAGACTGCAGGGTCGTGTTTTCCCAGGCAGACGCGGCAACCTCAGAATCCATCCCTTCTGAGGATGACTTCAGGCCAGGCTGGGGCCTGCTGCAGATGCCTATGAAGGGCCCGGAAAACAAGCCCATTAGGCGATAATGTGGGGAGTGGGGATCAttacccacccatccaccaaATTGCAGGGAGGCAGGCTGCTGGCCTGTTACTAGCCAAATGCAAGGGGAACAGGGGAAGGGACGAGGACGAGGGCAGGTGTTTGCCACCCGGAGAAAGGAGTGTGAGGCTTTAAAGCAGGACACACGTGAGCTTGGCTCCTGCTAGCTGTGTGGGCTCCATCTCCACGTCTGGATACATGAGGTGCAAAGGTGGGGGTTAGTGTTCGTTTACAACAACTGAACCACTGGCCACACCTGCCTCCCGGGCCCTGAGCCAGGCACTTCACCATCAGGCCTTACAGCAACTGTTACcatcatctccattttgcagCTGAGAAATCAGAAGCACAGGGGTTAAGACACTTATCTAAAGCCACACAGCCAGTACACagcagagccaagatttgaagATGGGTCTGATGTCAAAAAGGGTACTCTTCCATCACACAGCCTTGGAATAAGCACCCAGCAAGGGAGGACTGGGCACCtgtatgtgccaggccctgccctgggTGCTGGGACTCAGCTACTCACCAGTGAGTAGCCCCTGCTCTTACAGCATTTGCAggctgggtggggggaggggggcttCAGATGCCCACAGCTGCACCTGGCCCAACTCTGGCTTCCAACCTCAGGTTGAAAAGACCAGGGGCTGCTCCTCAATGCCTGTGCCTTCCTCCCTGAGATAACCTCACAGTCATGCTTGCCCCAGCTCTTTCCAGCTTCTATCAGATGCCCTCCTCACCCTTTCAGATGTCCCTTTCCCTTAGGAATGTTTCCAGGTATCTGTTCTCAGGGAGATGGCGCCTCCAGCATCTCTGGCACATCAACTTTTCCTTCCAAGGTGGTGCCCTCCTAATGTCCTCAACCCTCAACCCATGGGCACAGCCCCcatcttcccttcccttgcccacTTGCTGAAGCCAGAAGCCAGGACTGTGCTCTTCCATCTTCCTCTTCACAAATGTCCCATCGGTCATTTCCAAGTCCCGTTCCCGAGCTCCCTCAGATTGGCTTCCTCCTCGTGACCCTCACTGCCCCACTGGCCTCCTAGACGCTGGTCTCCCCCTTCCTGTCCCAAAGCTCtcccctgctcccctccctccaGACCACAGCAGCCCTCAATGGCTCCCTACTGCGAGATACACCCCATGTCCAAAAGGCCCAGCCTGTCCTCCTCTCCCATTTTTCACCATTCTTCACCCCCTCTTCTCCAGCCACCTGTTAgtatccccactcccacccttccAGCTACACAGGCCTTTGTCCTATCCTGTGTCCAGCAGGCCTCACATCCATGGCCCCCATGCCTAAGGCTCTCCCACTTATCCCCAAAGTCTCAACATGGATTCACATCCTCCGAGAGGCCCTTCTTCCCCTGGGGCCTTGGAGATCCATCCAGAATGATCCTCCAGCATCCTGTGTCTTCTCCTTGGCACCTGTGCTTTGCCATTGACAAAGCATCACCTTCTGCTTACTCATCTGCTCACCTCTGTCATAAGCTGGCAAGGGCCACACCTCTGTGTTCACTGCAGGATCTCTAGCACACAGCAGTGAACATTTTCTGAGCAGAAAATACGTGTATGTCCTTATAAATGCAGTCTCCTTGGTCTTGGCCAACGAAAAATTCAGAAGACCAGTAAGTCAGCCAAGTTTTAGTATTAAAGACAAATAGCTCCCAACACATCTTTTTGGTTCACTCTAATATTTCTAGAGCAGCACCCGCTCCCCCGCAGCCCCAGCAAGCCAGGATGACTTGAAGGCAGAAACTTGCTCTGGGAAGGAGAGTAAACTGGTCTAGTGGGCATGGACCCACACCTGACTGAGGATGAGAAATCTCATTGCTGCATTTGGGGCTCAGGCGCAGAGACTAtttaacttcagcccttgttaaaCTAAAGGATCACAAGAGGTCGAGCTGAAAAGAAAAACCGCCTTCAGAGAAGGGGaccctggggagggagagggccCTGGAATCATGACATCCCAGTTCAGATCTTGGCTCTGCCCCTCAGGGAGGAGGCTGTGCTGGTGTGTGCTGCTTGGCTTTCCTCTCCAAGcttctgtttccccatctgtaaaatgggacagaGGTTTCCTATCTCTGGGGCTTATGAGCAGGTTGAGCAACACAGGGAAGCCATTGGGCATGAAGTGTTAGAACTAAGGCAAACCTCAAGTCTTTACCAAGACTTGATTGACAAGCCAATGCTTGTCAAAAGGGCATATCTGATCTTCCCAGCCCATACATACCCTTCTCTTCCAAGAACCTGAACGCATCCAAATACCCTCGAAGGCATATCTCTCCCAGCACCTGTGAGCAAGGCAAACAAAGGGACTACAGCAGGAAGACaccaagcaccatttatttaagCATCATTGAAAGACCGCAGAGGGCACTAAGGAATCGTGCAGGCTCTAAGTCTGCTGGCTGGGGGTACTGAGTCACCCAGGGGGCTGAGCAAAGGGCTGTGCTCCCAGGAGACAGTTCCCTACAGGTCTTGGCTCGAATGTCACCCCTTCACAGAGACTTTGCTGGCACCCCACCAAGGCAggagcttgtttctttttttttcttttttgaaacggagtcttgctctatcacccaggctgtagtacagtggcatgatctcggctcactgaaacctctgccctgccccagttaaagtgattctcctgcctcagtctcccaagtagctgggattacaggcacctgccaccacacatggctaatttttttatttttagtagagatggggtttcaccatattggccaggctggtcttgaactcctgacctcaagtgatccacccgcctcgcctcccaaagtgctgggattacagacgtgagccaccgcacctggaggAGTTTGTTTCTTTGGGCTCCCTCGGTCCCGGGATAAGCCTCCACTCTAACAAATTTTGCAGCCTGTCCCAATTGTTATTATGACAATAAGAGCTGTCTCCTCTACTCATCTGCTTATAAAGCATACaggaagggccgggcgcggtggctcatgcctataatcccagcactttgggaggtcaaggtgggtggatcatgaggtcaggagttcgagaccagcctgaccaacatggtgaaaccccgtctctactaaaaatgcaaaagttagctgggtgtggtggtgtgtgcctataatcccagctacttgggaggctgaggcaggagaatcacttgaacctgggagaaggatgttgcagtgagccaagatcacaccactgcactccagcctgggtgacagagtgggtctccttctcaaaaataaatagacagataaataaataaataaaagaatcatcttaatggctgggtacagtggcttatgcctatgatcccaatactttgggagactgggttgggaggatagcttgaggccaggagggtgagaccaacctgggcaacactctacaaaaaatttaaaaattagccaggtgtgtgcctgtggttcccagctactcgggaggctgaggtgggaggacggcttgaacctaggagtttgaggcttcagtgagctatgactgcaccactgcactccagcctgagtgacagagcaagaccctgtctcaaaaaaaaaaaaaattgtctttataactaaacaaataaaaaaaaaaacctgaggccCATGCTGCACACCCTGACTGTAGACACAGCCTGGGAAATGGATCTGAGTTTGAGGTCTGGGTATATGTTCCCAGGTGATTCCCATAATCAGGATGGTGCCTCGCCTGAGCTTCTGGGACAAGCGCCTTTTATTTCTGTTAACCATCAATGATAAGGTCTATTTCTGTTTGATTGTGCAGAGAGCAATCAGTATTTCCTGGCAATCAGGGAGGCAAAGAAGAGCTGCACCCCAGAACCACCCACTCACCTTGAGATCCGGGGGGACAAATGCCATCGATAGAAGGTGGAGGTTCCCCGAGCAGAGGCGCAGGTTGAGCTTGGTGATGTCCACGTGGAGAAAGTTTGTGGACTTGACTTTAGGGCAGATGTCGTACTCCCCATAGAAAGGGGACACGGTGATGGTTGTTTTGGCATCAATGAAGGGCACAGAGTCACTCACTCCTCCATCCATGTATCgcttttaaagaaggaaaaaaaggactgGCGCTAGCTGAGGCTCTGGGTTAGTGCTTAACGAGCTTTCCTATGTGGACAGAGGCTTCTCAGAGCTGCCGGCAGGCTGATATGAAGGAGGACGACAGCTTTGGAATCACTCCTGTGACAAATCCTTACTGAGCACCCTGTGCTAGACCAGGCTCTACTTTGGCTCTCAGGGCTGCTGTGTACTGCTGTACAGTGTGTGCACTGCACAAACATGCCTGGCAAAGAGGCAGATGGCGATTGGACTCCATGTTGTACTGGCCAAGTCCGAGGGCTGAATGGGCACCCATAGGAGTGCCCTTGTAATGTGCCTAAGGGGTCATATGAACTAGGGGTGCTCAATGCACTGGGGACAGAATGTGGTAAAAATCCAAAGGAGACAAATGGTCATGGTTCCAATCCAGACCCCTTGCGGCTTGCAAGGAGGATACACAAATATGGGCAAGATCTTTAACGTGTGAGCCTGTCTTTCTCCACACCTTGATAATCAGAACCACCTGGAGGGACTTTTGAGCCTTTTCTTTTTcggagacggaatttcactcttgttgcccaggctggagtgcaatggcacgatttctgctcactgtaacctccacttcccgggttcaagcgattctcctgcctcagcctcccaagtagctggaattacaagcatgcacctccacatccagctaattttgtatttttagtagagacggcgtttctccatgttggtcaggttggtcttgaactctcaacctcaggtgatccgcctgcctcagcctcctaaagtgctgagattacaggtgttagccactgcacccagcgacTTTTGACgctaaatgaaacaaatgaacctGGGACCTCAGAAAATGTCCTCAAACCCACAATACAGCAGCGTTTTGAATAAATTATTCTAAGGATGAGTTTTCCTTTCCTC from the Callithrix jacchus isolate 240 chromosome 1, calJac240_pri, whole genome shotgun sequence genome contains:
- the PNPLA3 gene encoding 1-acylglycerol-3-phosphate O-acyltransferase PNPLA3; amino-acid sequence: MYDAERGWSLSFAGCGFLGFYHIGATRCLSEHAPHLLRDARMFFGASAGALHCVAFLSGIPLDQLLEVLSDLVRKARSRNIGIFHPSFNINKFLRQNLYKYLPANVHQLISGKICISLTRVSDGENVLVSHFWSKDEVVDALLCSCFIPFYSGLIPPSFRGVRYMDGGVSDSVPFIDAKTTITVSPFYGEYDICPKVKSTNFLHVDITKLNLRLCSGNLHLLSMAFVPPDLKVLGEICLRGYLDAFRFLEEKGICSRPQPGLKSSSEGMDSEVAASAWENTTLQSSPELAVRLEGDELLDHLRLSILPWDEGILDTLSPKLATALSEALKDRGGYMSKICNLLPVKIMSYMMLPCTLPVESAIAIVQRLVTWLPDIPDDIQWLQWVTSQIFTRALMCLLPTSRSQMPASCQQASPCKPKQDWDCWIPCSPVVCPAEAKAEATPRSILRSSLNFFLGSKVPAGAEGLSAFPSFSLEKSL